The Megalops cyprinoides isolate fMegCyp1 chromosome 9, fMegCyp1.pri, whole genome shotgun sequence genome has a window encoding:
- the LOC118783605 gene encoding transmembrane protein 126A-like has translation MSETTNALKDVDQLPSKPTVLELLLKKFEQLSDAEKNFFTYGPLYLGFNGAFSGLIANSLFRRVLSVTHGRYTSSLPMAVLPFLTTVAAYHGAISEPLLSGELNCQSCAQVRGVLVGAVVGGLYPILLALPMNIGLAARYNTAPMPEKGKLLPFLASATKPVLRKMTFVLGLQAFFAFYLSSRHYGIYLKMLKMPPVDSED, from the exons ATGTCAGAGACAACCAACGCCCTGAAGGATGTGGACCAGTTGCCTTCTAAACCTACGGTCCTGGAATTACTCCTGAAAAAGTTTGAACAGCTTTCGGATGCAGAAAA GAACTTCTTCACATACGGCCCCCTGTATCTGGGATTCAACGGGGCGTTTTCTGGGCTGATCGCCAACAGTTTATTTCGGAGGGTGCTCAGCGTCACTCACGGCAGGTACACATCCAGCCTGCCGATGGCTGTTCTGCCTTTCCTGACAACGGTGGCGGCGTACCACGGGGCGATATCCGAGCCTCTGCTGTCGG GTGAACTGAACTGTCAGTCCTGCGCGCAGGTAAGAGGCGTGCTGGTTGGTGCCGTCGTTGGTGGCTTGTACCCCATCCTTCTGGCCTTACCTATGAACATTGGCCTTGCAGCAAG GTACAACACAGCACCCATGCCAGAGAAGGGGAAACTGCTGCCGTTCTTGGCCAGTGCTACCAAACCCGTCCTGAGGAAAATGACCTTTGTTTTGGGACTGCAggccttttttgccttttactTGAGCTCAAGGCACTATGGGATCTACCTTAAAATGCTTAAGATGCCTCCTGTGGACAGTGAAGATTAA